TTCTGTCTATTCCTGTCTTTGTTCCTCCCcactccccttcccctgcacatccCTCACGGGTTTGTACAGTTCTATCAATTCCCACACCCCTCTGAGTCTGGGGTCCCCCTGGTTTAcaatcagttgcaaagtccaggttGATCTTCTGGAATTGGCGCCTGtagtttcttgatagcccatcaattagtgtgagtggtgaggtttgtttcttgtcatggtctctgtttgttttgtcaggtctatgtttgtgtattttgtttctggtttcccctttttcccttaGTTTCCCAACTGACAAGGTCCCAGATCAGATAACCTTGTTCGAATAAACATTCTCACACTCCCACATGCCCTCAttaattagtgtgactgaccaggtttggttcTCATCACTGCCTCCCTTATCATTTGCTGGTCAGGTTTGTGTCCCCATATGCTCTTGTTTTATGgctccttccttttcttattatccCTTGTTGCACTgaaaaggtccttgaccagatgcccttaaaggagcagacactctccttccacataccttTACAATTTGTATAAGCATTAAGGAAACTACCATATGCAAGCCCAGGCTATTTAGGATTGTAGAGAAATTGTGCTGTGATTGacattaaaaactgttttcccAAAGCCAAAACAGAGGTATATGAAATCTCACCATTTCCCCTAAATTAAGAGTAGGCAAACATTGTCATCTTAGCAAAGTCCACTTCACTGTTCAACAATCCTCTTTAAATAAGAAGTGTTAGTATTATGCTGAATATTTTCTTACCATTCTCTTGCATTCTTTCATTTGCCTGTATCTGTCTGCTGTCTTTTGTCTTTTCCCTGAATTGTAGGCTGTCTGGAGTACAGCTCATCTCATGCTCTTGTACAATGAAACCAGCTCTATGCTTGGAACTCAGAGGCACTACGATAGACAGAGAGTGCAATTTTTAAAGGTCTTAAATAGCAGCCTAAAGATATCAGGATGGTGCTTTTATTATTTGTGCCACCAAGCTGGCACTTTAAATATGTGacctttatatatattttttgagcAGGAACGCCTGTGGACAGGCCATCTGAATTAATGGTGACTCAGGAAGCGCCATGCATATCTAGATGTCTTGAAGAAGCACATTCGTTAGATGAATTCAGTACATCCTATAAAGAAGTACTTAACCCTAGTAACATGTAAGTTATCATAAGACACTTAAATTATTATAGTTTAGCATTTATTAAGATCTAATGTTATTGCTAATAATACTGACTGTCTACGTCCCAGACTGACAACAGTTCTTATCAAACATAGATGAGCATACAGTGTGTGAAAAATTCTGTAACGGCTACAAAAGGGCCCTttgcagcaaaggagaaaaaaattatgttggGATAGGTATCTCAAAGACTACACTAAAGATTTATAATAAGGATATATGCTCAGCATGTTAATTTGTATGTGACACCTCATAACTGGTGggaaaatcaccttttttttttagcaaatggaTGTCTTCAATTACAAAATGTTGCAGAGCCTGGTAAAAGAATGTTTAGAGTGCTGAACTGTGCCAGAAGACAGCCCTTGTgcatatttttattgatttttaataaCGTGTATGCAGTAAGAGATGAAAGGCCCTTTCTTTCTGTGCTAATGGCTCTCATACAGTTAGACGACAGAAATGCAGACTTCTGCTATTTCCACATTATGATAACAATAATTCTTGATATCATTTTCCCAAAGATTTTTATGCTGCggtgcgatttttttttttctccttttctgcctttctaaCAGACTTAAGGGCATTTGTGCATTTGATAAGACATCAGCATTCAACTTTTCAAGCGCTCAGTTGATATAGGAACTTGCTAAGTAAGGAAGTTTAACTTCCTTTACTGCACAGGATTTGGAGACAGCATACTACCCACAGGGAGTGAGACTATGTTCATCCTCTCACTAAAAAATCCAGaagctttttctccttctttgaagATACCTTCCTAATTATGAAGCTGAAGCTTGGTGACATTACAAAACTAGGAAAGGACTCATTTCTGATCATATCTGCTAGGCATAAtagttttctgtgtgttttgcttGCAGAAGCAGCATAAAGTTCTATTTTAGTAGCAGAATAAGATACACTCAAGAAAGCAAATGCAGTGAAATTCAGATATAAGGTAGAAGTCAAATGATTcatatttttttgaaatacagTTCAAATCCGTCACTGGTGAGTTTCTATTGactccacaattttttttttttgattgcttattttattctttttttttttccagtttgagtTTCATCTTGTCCCAGTTCTGCTCTGTTCAGGTTTAGCAGTTGATTACCCTATTTACTATTTCTCAGATTGAACAAATGGGTTTTGTGTGAGGAAGAAGTCAGTGGCAGTCAGTGCAGATTTTGAGGGGGCAAGGGTAGGATAGGATGAATTTTGGTAGGTTGTGCGCCTTGCCTCCTTATCCAATTTATTTCTTAAGACCTCATCTTTGTCATCTCCACTGTGGCCATGTGACTGGCAGtgcatttctccttttccctcctctcccatcccGAGTGTTTGCTGTTCTTCAGTTGCCCAGCTCTTCACTTTGTGGTTCCCAGTTTGGTGTCCCTTcagtaggaagaaagaaaaacctgaaaaactgcCTGCCCCAAAGGGATAGCAACTGCGAAGATGTGAAACTAAAaaaattactggatttttttttttttaaatgcatcaatATGCACAAATAAACTTCATGTAGGTTAAGTTGAGGTGTAGAAGTATAGatgagttgggttttgtttgagATCAAGTAGTGCATTTAATTCGATTCCAACTCAGACTTTTTAACCTCAGACTTCGAAGGGAAGATAATATTGTACTGTCTgcaattcctttatttttaaattttgttctacCTATTTCTATATGCCCCTAACAAAATCGCTTgcttctgtcttctctgtttaacttttaaaaatctaatttcagGAAAAATTCTGAAGTTTCTGGAGTCATGGCTAAAGCTGACATCAAACCAAAATCTATATATCATGCCAAAAAATGGTCAGATGATGTAGAGAACTTATACAGATTTCAGCAAGCTGGATACAGAGATGAGGTTGAATATAAACAAGTAAAACAAGTTGATATGGTAAGATTTAAAACTCTGCAAAGGTTATTACTTTAAACTTCTGTCTCATATTAAACGATTAAATAAAAATGGAGGTGCCgcttatttcctttcatttaggctagtttctgatacagtttttTCTCCCAGGTCTGACTTAAATTCTTGGGCTATTATAACTGtgcagaataatttatttcacagaagtGAAACAGAAACACTACCCAGCCTGTGTTTTTGTTCCCCCTCTCTCATGCATTTAGAAGCATTATAGATTTCTTTGAATAGATGTAGCTGCTATCTAAAAGAATAATTTGGTTTTGAGGAAAGGAATTTATCAAAGTTAGTTCTCTGTGAGGTTTCCCCATCACTCTGCCAATAGACCTGACAGGAAACTCACTCATTGCCCAGGGAGCCAGCCCTGTGTCATTGTTACCGACCTCAGTTTTACGGTTGAATTGCATGGTAGCATAATCAGACTTCGTGCACACTCAAAACTTGGCTTCTATTGAAACTGTCCACGATAGAAATATTTGATGCCAACTGTGGTAAAGGGAGTTGTGACACAGGCATTTATCAACTGAGAACATCAAGGACTTGGTCCTCTGCTCACTATAGTTGATGGCAATGCTCCCTAGCGCATCAAATCAGCTAATGAATAATGGCCGGATATTCAGTGGCGACTTGAGATTCAAAATAGCAACCAAGAGATTAATACAGCAAACAACATACTATCTTTAGTAATTTATCTTCCAAAGCAGCATATATAGTATTGAAAAATCCACTTTTAGAAGATTTTAACCTCCTGGGCACATAAGTCAGAATGTTCCTAAGAAAGTCACTCCTCACCCAGTCAACTCAAAATATAGCAAAATGTTGATGTGCATAATAAGATGCAGTTTATTCTTTTGTCATGGGCTCAGATAACATTGTAAAGGCTGTGGTGTAAATTCCTTTAACTGTGCAAAAGGAAATCCTGTAATTAGTGTGGTAGGATCAGTCTGTTTAAGATTTATGGCAGGGCATAACTGTAAACAATTAAACCCTGATAAAAGTTAAAGAACACCGCTTACTCAATGTAAAATGAGCATGCATTCTCTTCAAACTTGCCAGGATCTGGCAGTATTTCTCCTTCAATTTACACGTTTTGAAATGTCTTGTTTATTCCGTACCATATTATGTTACCATAATGCAGTTGTTATTAATGATGCAATTATAATATAGGTGGAATGAATATTAAGACTCTTATGTTTAGAGAGAGGATGCAAATAACTCAGCTGTATGTCCAAAGTAGTAAGGCAAGTGATGAAACTACCACTTCTGGGACTCTCCAATTAGAGAATGCTGTAGTTTGACATCCTGTTGTCAACCCTGCCTGGAAGAGAAATAGGATTCTTATTATCTGATTTTTAAGGTTCAATTTGATCAGAAGTAGTCATAGGTGTTCAAGCTGCAGATAGCCACTAAAGCCATAAAGCAGTTGAATGTACAAGTGCTCAAGCCTTTAGTTTAAAGCTTCACAATGTGGAACACTGAAGAGCACCAGGATGGTACTGGTTTCCTGCAGGACTGATCCTGCTGTATTTAAGACTATGATACATGTAGCTccctttatttttatgaaattgcTAATGAAAAGCACGATATACGCATGTTTCGTGGTCAGAAGGATCCCAAAGAAAGTGTGTGTCAGTCTTACAGAAGTGGAATCTTTTAGCCTCAGAGTACTGAATAACAtccatgtttttttcctaaacgatgtattttaaaagctttaactagcccacttttaaaattattctagtCTATCAAATATTCTTAGATCCTTATTTCTAGACTTCTCTGATCACAAAATTCTCTATACTAGACCAGAAAACTGGTTTCTGATATCTTgctcttaatctttttttaaaagctaagcaAATTAATAGCAAAGTACTGTTCAGATGCAAATGAGGTTTTCCCATGGAAGTATACCTTATATTCTTTCCAATGTAATGCACAAACATCATTTAATGTGAGCATGTTTAGGTGAATGTATATcctttttattctatttataGGTAGAGTGTTGGCCAGAAACTGGATTTGTTAAGAAACTTCAGAGGAGGGATAATACATTCTATTATTACGATAAACAAAGAGAATGTGAAGACAAAGAAGTCCATAAAGTGAAAGTTTATGtgtattagttttgtttttctaatctgtttgtattttttataaatCTGTTTGTTTGTTAGAATCTGTCAGTAAATGAGATTTGTGTAATCTGACTTACCTTAAGTATCGATGTCATTCTTGGATGGAAGGGGGAGTAGAGGAAATGTGGAGAAGCCTGGAACTATAGACATAGGAATTCCAGGTTTTTCCTGCTATAACCAAAAACCTTATTATCCCTCATTTTCCTAGTTACAAATGTTTTGACAtcaaaaagttaaaaagctgGCAAATAGGCATCATATATTTGGTTTAACTGTGTGCAAAGTCCATTATAAGTAGAGGCATCAATCTTTATTCAAAACAATACAATCTTGTTGACACTGGCTAATGTCAACCACAGTCTCTTGGTATAGCTAACGGTTATGAGACTACAAAGGGCCAAAGTAAGGCCAAAAGGCTGACGTTCCCTTGGAGAATAGCAAGAATGACAAACAGAGAATTCAGTGAAGGACACCGAACAATCAAGTAGCAAGGACCAGCGCTAAGCTGCAGATTTAAAAACTAGTTATTGTGATAgaaacagtaacaacaaaaatgtctttctgagCAATAGGTAAGGTATCCCCAGAGTATTTTTGTCAGGTGCAAGTATTAATTACTTGAGGAGGAAGTATTAATTGACTTGGCAGCATATGCTGTtttatggagggggaaaaaaaagattgaggaTTTACCTATGGTGGGATGAAGGAGTACAAAACTGTAGGGAGAACAAGAAATCCATACCATGTAACATTTAAGGTTAGGTAACATATGCAGATGATATGTGGGATTTCTGGGCAGaattcatctcatctaacttcAAATGTCACGCTGTCCACATCTACACCTGACTTTGTCATTTGAAGACCCTTTGTTCTGAATGGAAAGAAGTTGGCTCTTCTGGGCACAATTAATTTCTTCTAAATGTAGATATGTAACATTTGCTTTGAACACATCGCTGTGACATCAGCCCTGCAGAAGCTGTCCATACATGTGCTACTCTGAGACACACGGTAAACGTGAGGTGCCATACTTACCTTCAGCCATTAGGGAATTTAAGTAAAATACTTTAAGATGCCAAAACTCCAGATAATTGACCAGTAGAACAGATTATCATTATGTAAACCAGTAGCTGTGTTCATCATCGTTAACAATGTTATTAATATCTCCTGTCTCTAGACTGTAAACCCAAACTAAGTTTTAGGCATGGATTAGCAGTGTACATTTGATCATCTGTCTTTTGGATATTCCTCCTTCATTTGAACCTAAGGTGGTGGCCAACTCAAGATGTGAAATAGAGGACTTACAGCTCAAAGTCAAAATAAGTAGTATAGATGCAATATTCAGAAGATCTCATTGGCAATAGGTGATGATGATCTAG
This genomic interval from Calonectris borealis chromosome 1, bCalBor7.hap1.2, whole genome shotgun sequence contains the following:
- the MEIG1 gene encoding meiosis expressed gene 1 protein homolog — protein: MVTQEAPCISRCLEEAHSLDEFSTSYKEVLNPSNMKNSEVSGVMAKADIKPKSIYHAKKWSDDVENLYRFQQAGYRDEVEYKQVKQVDMVECWPETGFVKKLQRRDNTFYYYDKQRECEDKEVHKVKVYVY